GCCAAGACAATTGTTGTAAGTCTAAGTCAGTTAATGTCCTCActaaacaagaagaacaagaagagttattaattgatttaattagcaAAGTAGAAAATCCTGAGTTAAAATTCGAATATCTGAAAAAGTTAAGAAAGGTCATCAATCAAGAAGAATCAAGACAGTCTACCTCTCAAAAGATAAGTTTGAACACAACTTtagaaaaatttcataaaaagaaggaagttAAGCTacaagatttgcaatcagaagTAAAGGTAGTCAAGAAGGAAATTTTAGAACTTAGGCAAATAAGTCAAAAGTTACAGgttgaaaattataaaataaaacaaaatttgagtcACCTCCTGGAAAAAGATGATGCATCCAAAGGTTTGCCTGAGAGTCCAACAAATTCAGAGGACAAGTCCCATGAACCTCCTAACCAAGAATCAACTgtcaatttaattaaacaagtcatatatatatatatatatatatatatatatttattttctttaaagttgATAAATCAAGAAAATGTGCTACAAAAACTTGGGCATGGCATGCAATATGCTTGAGCTGGATGTTCAGGGAAATATTTAGGtttagtttttaaatattCTAAAACCATCTTTTAGAAAAGTGTAGTAGGATCGCCTTTGCTTGAAGAAATATTTGACATACTTGAGTTGGGTTAGTATTATCAATAAGGAGAATACGTCAAGTATCCCCtcacttttattttccttgttATAGAGGGCTAGTATTTATACCAGCCTTCCTCGTTAGTTAAGGTTAAGGAGGTATATACTCTCGCTTATCATTCTTAATTATTGAGTGgtaatttattaataaatttGGTAACTCATATCCTTAAAATCCATGttaattatttgaaaattccTTCACATGTGTTAATGTGCATTAGGAAATATTGACCAATACGGTGTGGCAGCCCAAATTCAATCCATATTATCGTACATTAGAGTAGTTCCGAGTATTGGATCttcaaaatgcaaaaagaaatccttgaaatttttttttttttggtaaaaagattccttgaaattgggttggtagagagagagatgtgtgTTGTTACGTGCTACCTAGGTTTGCTTTTAAATATTCTAAAACCATCTTTGTAAACATGGTATCACCTTCTCTTGAAGTAATGCTCGTTATACATCTTCTCCTtgtctctttttatatatagctAACACAAACTCATCCTTTACCTCTTCTACATAGCGAATGTGACATACTCATTCACTTCCTCTGAGTTCTCAGTTCATATATTGTCCCTTTTGTGGTTATACTTAATTATATCATTCAAGCTTCTCGCAACAGTTCACCAGTGTTTGCTAAAACATTGAATTGGAGAGCTAGGTAAGTCTTGAAATAGTTGTTTGCCTTCACACTTTAGCACAACACAAGTGGTTCGCTTGACACTTTACTGGAAAACTTATGTATTTTTGGGGATTAAGAGCCGGTTTACTTTCTTTGGTTCCATGTCTATAAgttttcttgcttttcttcttctaaacCTACTTAGCTTTATTTTGTCCTATTTCTGTATTATTTATCATCTCACAGcacaaatatatatctttgtttcatCTTTATATTTCTGGCTTTATGTCTGCAGTCTTGCAATAATGAGCATTCAGATTGCGGATAGTGCTGTAAATTGCTGCTAACTCGAGGTTGGTTTtccttagaaaattttaattttctttattgactaCCTCTTGGCACACACTCACACCTTCATTAATTtaagtttcttcttcttcattgtttttttaCTGTGATGGAATCTTTTAGAGTAAACATACATTAGTTTTATGTattaaaaacaagaaaacaaatgaaaaaccaaAGAATGTAGTTGTTTAACAAAATTACTTAACCAAGAGTATTTGAAGGGTTTTTAATGTTTCTGTGGTCTcttcctttttatatatagagatTTCATTTTATGATACTACACCCAATTTATATTAGATTGCTTTCTTAAGTTAGGAAACTATTGAAGTTAGCTCAAGGGGTGAGAGAATGCAAGGTAATGACAAAGAATTAGGATacgcattttcaatttcaacaagtTATGCCATTTTTTGATATGGTTACACATAGGGTCCACTTAAATGTCAATGTGGCACAAATAGGgaccacttttttttttttttttaattaaatgaagtagaataaaatattaataaaacatgtgaaattcaatttaagattaagaaaagattcttaaacgaaaaacaaaatattaaaaaactaacaaaCACTTATGGTCTGCTTGATAAtgatttcagttttttgtttttattacttatcacttttcaatttttaaaaactaaaactacaaaacttgtttggtaaccaattttagttttaaaaatgaaattgaaaattgtttaAAAGTTGTTTGATAACttatttcagttttatttggaacttggaaatgaaatttttttggggtcaaattgTGAATATGAGATCATATATAATGAAAGTCCATGTTCCAATATGATCCTAGTCGGGAGGTCCCAAATAAGAAGTTTGGTAACTTAAGTGCAATGCATGTGTCGTGATGTTAATTggtaaaagagaaagaagcaccaccaaaaaaataaaaaaaaactaaaactaaacacTAAAAACTATCATTATCTCTCTTATTGAATTACCGGTAAATTAGAGAGAAAATTAGTCAAGTGAGCAACGTCTTCGAGGACAAAGCACTGGTCATGAGCCTGTTGTCGATTTGAACTTTGTGATCAAATTTGCCTGCTTTCTAGTGAACCGAATGGAACTATGAGGGAGTAATTGGATTTGAAACTCGGATATCGAAGGTTTTAAAATGATGGACTTGACTGGAATGTGAGTGGTGTAGTGTTTGTTACAAAAAGAGGTGtcgttttaattttataaatactcACAAGTGCACAAATCAAATGTAATATAGATGTGTAAGAATGAGATCGTACCGACAAGGATTGcatgaaaaaaatagagaactaacccaaataaattaagggagattcactattatacccactATAGgacccaaattataaaaataccctatatgaaatggactttagaaacacactcaaagcccatttacaacataacaaagaggcttttaactttttataaattacaaaactgtcatctatttttaaaacaagccaAACCCCAAAAGCTcataaaaaatcccaaaacactcaatagggcatcaaaataatttaataataaaaattatattaaagaGAGCAAGctgttattttttgggttttttttttgtttatagaaattaaatggtgaagggtttatttatattttttatgctaagattgggtatatgactaaatatctcttaaattaattcaattaCTCACCTAGTACCTTCCGAGGTtgatttgttggtttttttttttcataaaaaaacataaaaaaatatacggAAATGATAATAAACTAAGGTATTAGAATCCACACCACTATTCCATAAAACTCTAATTATTTACCTATCAATTTCCATGGAGTAGCGATCTAGAAATCAATCTACTACTTTCTCAAGATATATCAATTAAGCATGCAATTTAATAAATCTTTTGTAAattccctttccttttttggtaGAAATTCTAAGCATCACATGTAAATAAAGGTATTTAACTACAAAGGATCAAAGTTTCCTAAGCATACCCTAGGTGAAAAAGGTTTTTTGAATGACAAGAGATCAAAGAAATTTTGTATAGTaaatataaaaccaaagacgtacatattaataaatagggaagaaaaagatgggagagagaaaatgaggaggataagaagaagataagatagaaaaggaggagaagaaagatCGGctagagaagaaaatatggagagggAATAAGAGAGGATGCGGCAGCTTGACAAAGAGATAGTGGCTAGAGAAAATTAGGAGAGAAAGAAGTGTTATGGGTTCACAGAAAAGTGGTGGGTCTGTTTGGGAGTGTTTTTGGGAGGGCTAAAGCGCTTTATGACAAATAGAAAGGCTTGTGATAGCATTTGGCAGAAAATGTTAAAAGTGGTTCTAGGTCGTGGAAGTGTTTTCTGGAATAATAAAAGTGGTTTTCCAGGAAACTTTTGCAGGAAACTCTTGCatttcttatgaaaatttcaacatctttataataaaagtgCTTTTGCGAGAAGCTCTTATAAGTAGAAGTGTTTCCTAGAGAAAAAGTCCCAAACAAGTGGTAGAAGCGCTTCTTTCCAACAAGCAGGTTAAGGGTTTGAGTCCCCTTTGGAACATAATTTGAAACATTCTTTACAACCGGTTCAGTTTGATTTGTTGACCGAAACCAAAAATTAAGTGAAAAATCATGAACCaaccggtttggtttggtcgGTTTGGCGATCTATAGATCTAAAATTCTAACCCCGTGTGAGATGGGATATGGGGGTGACGGCTACGATGAGATAGAGGGTGAGGGGCCACGGTTGGAAGTTAGATTGGGGGAAGGGGTGTTTGGCATGATCGCCTAGTGGGATGGGGGTGCCCCTTGAGGTGGGCAATGTCCCTTTAGAAGATAGAgacggaaaaaaaaaggttttgtttgtttttttatattttatttgtttttaaaatattttttcttattttaaaattcttctttaaaaaaagaagcaagggAGCCGACCCTTGGGGGCTTTAGGTTGCTTTGCATGTGCCTTGTTGTACACTCACATACCTGTATGGATTAATTGCGAACCCAATAATACACAACCTACTCATAAGACAAATAGGGTGCCTAAAATTTAAGGACTAGTCTGTATTATTTCGACTTAATATTCTTGTTTGAAATATACATAAAACTTCCACAAAAGAACTATTGATTGATTGTATTTAGTAAATTCATCCTCTATCGAGCACATGCATACTTTTTCTGATGTCTCTACATGAATGATTAGAGAACAATCATCATCCTAATTAACTAAACATAAGATGctccagtttttttttatggattaTCAATATTCAATTAACAATCCTTTGGCTATGAAGATAAGAGAGCAAGGTCTCATGAATCTAATTAACTTTTTTACTTTCCCTCTATTCATATTCATTGGACTATTGTTTAAGCTTATAATTGTTGATAGGAATATTTCTATCCATAATGATCTTgccattaatttaatttaattactaaGTAAATATAGGTAATATCCATAAAAGATTACATAAAATGATTAGGTTTTATGGGATATTTCCTACATTATATATAGTGGAACAATATTATAGGGGGGCCTTTGAGCTCGGCTGAACTCATTTTTTAAGCAAGTTTAAGCTCAAATTTAGCCCGAATTAACATAGTATAATATGCCCTAAGAATGCATATCCCTAAAAGATTGGTCATCGCTGTgaggaaagaaaatcaatgaacatttGAATTACACCAATATAATAATTGGAACATCAAATCTAACGGTGTTAATTCTAATTcagaagtaaaaaaaaaaaaaaccaaatattaaaattaaaaattaaaaaaaaccaaatcaggAAAAGACCCAAATCCTAAGCTTATGAATCTCAATTTGAAGCGTCAAAAAGATCGGCAGTGGGAGGACTCAGAcccaaaacttaaaaataaaaatttcaaactccCGAAACTTTAGTCTTACGCAACCCCTTCGCATCCCCCACCCAGTAACCACCTCAGACCATACCAACCCCTCGTACTCACTGGTGACATGTCTtcttctctgtctctctctgtctctctctctctagagtTGCAGATATCAATGTCCCACTCCCTAGCTAATATGAGAGGATGGCTGATATCTCTCCATAGCAGGATCGAATCTATAGTCCTCAAATTTGGTATCCCCTATATCCTTTCCCTATTTGCTTGACACGTGTTCCATTATTTACCTCCAAATCTAACGGTGTTAAGACTAAttcaaaagtaaaaataaaaacttaaaaaaaataacaaggaAAGGACCCAAATCCTAAGCTTATGAATCTCAATTTGAAGACCAAAAAGATCGAAAGTGGGAGGATTGAGACCACGTTTGTTTGGCAAACGTATTTGTCAAAGTAGGAATTGAGAAAGAGAAGtaagagagatatatatacgGGGCGGTGGGTGTGGCTGTAATGGTTAGGTgtcttgagaaattttttggtgGGGAAGAAGGAAGAGTGCTTATAGATTATGAGTTAGAATTGCTATGAGATTTATTCGGTTGGGATTTTGATTGGTTTACCTTTGactttttcataattaaaattgtAGGTGTTGAACCGCTTGCATTTTTCGTTTGAGAATTTCCTTGGCACTAATTGGGAGACAACTCAACTATCTAACGATAACAAAAAATGGAAGAGTTGTGTATTTCAATTGCATCTAAAATGGTAGAAGAACCTGTGGCACTAATTGGGAGACAACTCAACTATCTGATTTACTATGATTCCAACTTAGAAAGTCTAAAAGATGCGCTTAAAAAGCTTGAtgacaagaaaaatgatgTGCAAAGATCTGTGGATGCTGCAAAAAGGAATGGTGCAACCATCAAATATCAAGTTCAGAGCTGGTTGAAGGTTGTAAGCAAAGTATTTGATGAAGCGAAAGAACTTGAAACCAAAGTCAACATGCAAAGGCGGTGTTTGTATGGATTGTGCCCAAGTTTGAAATCGCGGTATTCTCTGAGCAGGAAAGCCAAGAAGATTGCTCAGCATGTCCTTGATCTCAAACTAGACGAAGGACTGAGTAATAATGTTGCCAATCCTGCACCTCTGCAACAACTAGGGTCCATAATCTCTAGTGAAGGTTTTAAGGGTTTTGAATCCAGAAAAGCAGTCATGAATGATGTGCTTAGTGCTTTGAAGAATGAAAAGACAAGAATAATTGGGATTTGCGGGATGGGAGGTGTGGGTAAAACCACAATGCTGAGAGAAATCAACAAGAGATTAGAAGGAACAAGTCTATTTGATGATGTTGTGATGGCAACTGTCTCCGCAACTGTTAACATTAGGACAATTCAAGCTGAAATTGCAGCGCCACTAGGTATGAAATTGGACGAGGGACCTGAATCTATAAGAGCACAAAGGCTATATGAGAGAATCAAGGATAAAAGAATCCTAATTATATTAGATGATGTATGGACAGAGCTTAATTTACAGGATGTAGGAATCCCTTTTGGTGTTGGACCTACAACTAATCAAGTTCATGAAGGGTGCAAAATTTTGTTGACATCTCGAAATGAAGAAGTTTGTAAAGTAATGGGGTGTAAAAAAGATGACATTTTTAGAGTCCaagaattaaataaagaagaatCATGGGAGCTTTTCAGGGCGACTGTAGGTGAATCCTTGGACAATAATCCTGATTTGTCTCATGTTGCAAAATTGATTGTTGATGAATGCAAAGGTTTACCCATTGCTATCATAACTGTTGGGAAAGCGCTTCTACCAAGTAATGGCAAGCATGAATGGAATACTGTCTTGCAAGAACTGAAAAATTCCCTCCCTGAAAACATCCCTGGAATGGAACCTGAGGTATATTCTTGCATAAAATTGAGTTATGATAAATTGGATAGTGATGAAGTCAAGTCATGCTTTTTACTTTGTTGCTTATTTCcagaagattatgatgttccgaTTGAGTATTTGGTGAGGTATGGGTTGGGTCAAGCAATTTTTAGAGACACTAACACAGTCGAAGATGTAAGAAACAAAGTGCATTCTTTCGTTGGACAACTAAAAAGAAGGTATTTGTTGCTAGATAGTCACAAGAAAGAATGTATCAAAATGCATGACGTAGTTCGTGATGTTGCCACATCAATTGCCACAAAATATCCTCACAGATATATTGTAAGATCATTTGATGCTATAGGTGGAGGTGGAGCATGGCCAGGAGTACAAAAAGTTACAAACCAAGAACATTGCAGTGCAATTTCGTTAATTGGTGCTAAATTACATGGAGATATTACTGATGGTTTGGAGTGCCCAAAACTTGAGCTTTTACAACTGAAAAATTCCTCCTGGAGTTCAGAGTTATCCAACTACTTTAAAAGGTTGAGAGAACTCAAGGTTTTAGCTTTCATGGAGATGGATATGTCATATTACTTGGCCTCGAAAGGATCTCTACCCCTTGGAGATCCCAAGTACCTTCACACCTTGTGTCTAGAGAATTGCAAATTGGGAGACATATCTTATGTTATTGGAAGATTGGAGAGTTTGGAGATACTCAGCTTTGCTCACTCTGAAATCAGTAAGTTGCCCATAGAAATCGGACATCTTCAACGGTTAAGGATGCTAGATGCAACAGATTGTACAGGACTTGAAGAAATTCCTTATGGTATCTTATCCAACTTAAGGAGATTAGAAGAGTTGTACATGGCAGAAAGCTTTCTTAATTGGGGGCTAGCAACAGGAAGCAAGGATGAAACGAGTATGGCAAGCCTTAATGAGGTGATGTCTCTGTCTGATCATTTAAATGTTGTAGCCATAAAAATCCCTGATGTTCAGATGTTGCGAAATAATGAGTTTCTTTTAAAAAGTGACCGTACAAGATTTCATGTATCTATCAATATTAGTTGGTCAtacaaaaaaaagagtttcaaGAATCAAATGCTTGGTTATCTGTTCGAAAATAATTTGATGCTTCGTGGTGATGTAAAGGAATATTTGAAGATTAGAGCAGTTAGAGACTTCTTGAAGCAATGTGAAGACTTAAGCCTACGCCACACGTACAATTTAAAGTATGTCATCGAGGAGTTAGATGATCAAGGAGGCTTTCAACACTTGAAGGTTTTATCAATCTGGAATGACGACAACATAGAGTATCTTATGAATGGAGCAGATTGGACTCGTCGTGGTCAACCTGCGTTCCCCATCTTAAAGTCAGCTACCTTCGTGAAAGTTAACAAACTAAAATTTGTGATTCGTGGCAAACTGCCAGACAAGCACTCCTTTATGAACCTAAGATCCATTGCAATTCACAGTtgtgatgatttaaaatatgtCTTTTCACTATCCGTAGCACAAAACTTGGTACAACTCCAAAGCTTAGAGGTTGACGGTGCTAAAGTGGAAGTGATCATATCAAAGGAGAGAATGGAAGATGATAATGCATCTCACATCATAACTTTCCGTAGATTAACTGTTTTGAAGCTTTTATGTCTACAAGAACTCCGTGGTTTCTACACGGGAAACCAACAGGACTCCACCTACGAGGTATGTATGTATACACTTTTGATGCTTGAATGGTATATATTTGTTACTCTTTGGAATATGCTGCTTTTGTTGTGCTTGATACTGTTGTTCCAGTTCTCGAAGTTGATTTAGTTGAACTTAATCATTTTTTGTCTCTATTGGAGATTTTAGATgtgtttcaaatttttgcaACTATTTTATAGATATTCAGTCAAAAATTATCTTTGAAAAAGTCACTTGAATCAGATATCATTTAACCGCTCAATTAAAATATTGTGATTTTAAGGCAATTTGAAAATAAGACAAATGTTTATTGGTAGTCTTGAGTGGTGGGAAAAATGTTTATTGGTAAATACTAATTGAGGGAAATTGTGGGTAGGAAAAggatttctcaaaatttatgATAGAGGATGTGGGAATATAATTAAGGCAATTTGGAAATAAGACAATGGTGGAAGTTCGTCAATTATgtacttctttcttttttggctcATGTGTAAGTTCATTATTTATGTAGAATTAATTAATGTACAGATTATAAAGCCCAATGATGAAGGTGTGAACAAGATGAAAGAGACTGGGAATGACAATCAAGTTGCTGGGTCGACCTCATCTAAATCAAAAGTAGCACAAGTGGCAGAAAGTTGTAATGCACAATTTCCTTCGAATTGCATTTCATGGTTACCAAATCTAGAGAAACtagaattaatatttttaagatGGGGGCAAGGGTTAGAAGAAAACAATGAACCAGTAGTCAATGTGATATTTGATTTAGAAGGGCACGACTCGGCATTTTCTCAATTACAAACATTCCAAGTGTTGTCTTTATATGGAGTTGAACATTTGTGGAAGAACGTTCAACCTGGATTCCAAGGTTTTCAAAATGTAAGATCTCTATATATTCAAGACTGTGAGAGTCTAAAATATCTATGCCCTTATGAAATTTACAAGCTCCTTGTGAATCTCGAAGTAGTCCAAATAGAGGAATGTGAGAATATGGAAACTCTAGTGAAGAAGGACAATATCCATGAAGAAGGGAAAGAGACAGGTGGCAGTGGCTCGATGACTTTGTTTCCCAAACTAATTAATAACATCATACTAGACAACTTGCCAAACCTCGAGAGATTTTGCCCTGATGCCCATTCTTTTGCATGGTCCTCCTCCACGAGAGTTCTGCGTGTGGAATTTTGCCCCAAATTAAAGACATTGGGTTTTGAACTAGTAAGCAAAAATCTACCTGCAGCAGTTGCAGAGAATTTGAGTGATGATCATGTAAGAGGTAGAGAAGAATTAGGATCTGACTGCGCATCATCAACTGGAtctggatttggatttggatgtgCGCCACTAGTCTGCTTACAAAGTCGTCCATCTACTCGCAACTTTACTCAAATATTGCCCCGCCCTGTAAATAGAGAGGTACATATGTCATTATTCTAGACTATGCTTCTCAATTTAGTGTCTATAATTGGTCTTACGTACAGATGtcattgaaaataaaagaaaaataaaacaaaaaagtagaGTTAAATGGGCTTGCCCCAAGCACGGGCCATGACAATTGTAAACActtgttaattttcatttgggaAATCATCACCATTATTTTCGCAAACAGTCTTATTAATATCTAGAATGTGATAATATCCCATATATGTTTATGATTGAAACACTAACAAATTAATATACAATTACTTTTCTACCATTTTTCCAGGTAACGCCGACAAATCTTCAAACCTCAAGCGCTACCCACAATCTAGAAGATCTCCTTGTACACAAGTGCGATTTATTGGAAGTGATATTTTTGGTTCAGGAAACCCCTTCTACTCAAGCATTTGATAAGCTGAGGGAGTTGAGGTTGTTGCATTTACCAATGCTGAGCCACATATGGGAAAAGGGTTTACAAGTTAGCTCAGGCTTTGGAAACCTGAGATTCCTACACGTATATCAATGTGACAATTTGAGATACTTGTTTTCACCGTGTATAGCCAAACTTCTTACCTGCCTTGAGACAGTGAGCGTTTTCCGTTGTAGTGCGATGGAGAAAATTGTTGGAGAGgcagaaggaggaggagaaagtATTGAGGATGAATTGACATTTCCGCACGTGAATTCCATCGAACTTGAGGATTTACCCAAACTTGAATCTTTTTGCTCTCAAGCTTATACTTTGAAGTGGCCAGCCTTGGAGAAAGTCAAAGTTTATGAGTGTCCAAAATTAAAAGCGTTTGCTCCTGAGTCTCTATATGCATAAGCAGCCGACATGTGTCTATGAAGCGTCCACgtggagagaaaaaaaggtaTGTTTTCAATTCAACCAAGCACTCTGATCGGTCACTATAAATTCAGTAGAAGATATTTTCATGAATTAGcgatgttttttatttttctttgccttATCTTTCTTATGTCATTAGTTCAtctccactttttttttttagataaaaaaaaaaaatttcttttgaggATTTACAATTGTTTAAGCTTTAGAGAATAATTTACCATAATTTTTCTCTAATTGTCACAGAGAAGCCGTAAACCCCTAATTCCTAATCTCTATGTTCTTAAACATTATACTACCCTAATAACACAGATGTAACTCAATATTCTAAAAATTACACTAATTTACTTATTTACTTATATGGTCAGAACGTAACTTTTAGGCTCATTCCTTGAAATAATATTTGCCCAGTAGCAGTAGCCATtacattattatatataatatccaTTGCATGCACTTTCTATTTTAATcatagatattaattttttattctttcttttgcataatCTTTGAGAAGAATTTCATGAGAAGCCAAGAAGCTGGGGACAAGACTACATGATATGTTGCGGTGCACATCTACAATATACCATGACATATCAACTTCGTTCTTATCAGATACCGTCGCTTTCATCACTGATTATGCATGTTCCATGTTAATGTTCTTCAAATCCTGCCATTGCATCATAACATCACATAATTTAGTTATTATATTTGCTCTTTAGTTGTATTGAATAAAATGGATATATTTGGACCTTCCTTATCAGATGTAATTACAATATTGAATCTTGGTATTTGAATTATGAACATGAtaattattgtttaatttGGACCAAGTGGATGTATAAACCAAAGTTCTTAATAGAAAGATCCGTGTAATATACAGTATTGAATATTGGGGCCTTCATTTTCGTGTAGTATGGTTTATTTAGGCTCTTGAATTgctttagggttttgatttatGTTCGGTTGTGGGCTTATTTGGAAGTATTACTTGTGGTAATGTGAGTTAGTAATTTTAGTGCAgtttttgtcttcttcttttttgttgttgtttttagttttttgagATTGGTGCTTTAGATATCATGTTGATGTCTTTAAttatactatgaaaatttatctaataaataaagtttttcattgataaaaattaaaaaaaaaataaactaaactaCAATCAACGCCACCCCACCTTAATATTTTGTAAACAAACGTTTTAATTGTAACACCCtgactccaaattaaatgtTCTTTTTAAtcgatttaaataaaattacgaatttacccttggggtaggggtaaattggtcactttcttcttcggaaggattttgggaccacTAGTGGTATTTCTGGGTAGAtggtactgagacgaattcgtagacatgcagtaggcttgaatcggagttgtaacgaaaaagttacgggCAAAACACTAtcagtggcaaacttgtaaatatttcaaaaagtttggtaaaaatcagattttcacctcagctctctctctcctcgcgcGTGCGCtcgacactctctctcttctcagtctctctctct
Above is a window of Prunus persica cultivar Lovell chromosome G2, Prunus_persica_NCBIv2, whole genome shotgun sequence DNA encoding:
- the LOC109947155 gene encoding probable disease resistance protein At1g15890, which encodes MEELCISIASKMVEEPVALIGRQLNYLIYYDSNLESLKDALKKLDDKKNDVQRSVDAAKRNGATIKYQVQSWLKVVSKVFDEAKELETKVNMQRRCLYGLCPSLKSRYSLSRKAKKIAQHVLDLKLDEGLSNNVANPAPLQQLGSIISSEGFKGFESRKAVMNDVLSALKNEKTRIIGICGMGGVGKTTMLREINKRLEGTSLFDDVVMATVSATVNIRTIQAEIAAPLGMKLDEGPESIRAQRLYERIKDKRILIILDDVWTELNLQDVGIPFGVGPTTNQVHEGCKILLTSRNEEVCKVMGCKKDDIFRVQELNKEESWELFRATVGESLDNNPDLSHVAKLIVDECKGLPIAIITVGKALLPSNGKHEWNTVLQELKNSLPENIPGMEPEVYSCIKLSYDKLDSDEVKSCFLLCCLFPEDYDVPIEYLVRYGLGQAIFRDTNTVEDVRNKVHSFVGQLKRRYLLLDSHKKECIKMHDVVRDVATSIATKYPHRYIVRSFDAIGGGGAWPGVQKVTNQEHCSAISLIGAKLHGDITDGLECPKLELLQLKNSSWSSELSNYFKRLRELKIGEFGDTQLCSL
- the LOC18785622 gene encoding uncharacterized protein LOC18785622; this encodes MLDATDCTGLEEIPYGILSNLRRLEELYMAESFLNWGLATGSKDETSMASLNEVMSLSDHLNVVAIKIPDVQMLRNNEFLLKSDRTRFHVSINISWSYKKKSFKNQMLGYLFENNLMLRGDVKEYLKIRAVRDFLKQCEDLSLRHTYNLKYVIEELDDQGGFQHLKVLSIWNDDNIEYLMNGADWTRRGQPAFPILKSATFVKVNKLKFVIRGKLPDKHSFMNLRSIAIHSCDDLKYVFSLSVAQNLVQLQSLEVDGAKVEVIISKERMEDDNASHIITFRRLTVLKLLCLQELRGFYTGNQQDSTYEIIKPNDEGVNKMKETGNDNQVAGSTSSKSKVAQVAESCNAQFPSNCISWLPNLEKLELIFLRWGQGLEENNEPVVNVIFDLEGHDSAFSQLQTFQVLSLYGVEHLWKNVQPGFQGFQNVRSLYIQDCESLKYLCPYEIYKLLVNLEVVQIEECENMETLVKKDNIHEEGKETGGSGSMTLFPKLINNIILDNLPNLERFCPDAHSFAWSSSTRVLRVEFCPKLKTLGFELVSKNLPAAVAENLSDDHVRGREELGSDCASSTGSGFGFGCAPLVCLQSRPSTRNFTQILPRPVNREVTPTNLQTSSATHNLEDLLVHKCDLLEVIFLVQETPSTQAFDKLRELRLLHLPMLSHIWEKGLQVSSGFGNLRFLHVYQCDNLRYLFSPCIAKLLTCLETVSVFRCSAMEKIVGEAEGGGESIEDELTFPHVNSIELEDLPKLESFCSQAYTLKWPALEKVKVYECPKLKAFAPESLYA